In Clostridium swellfunianum, a genomic segment contains:
- a CDS encoding MBL fold metallo-hydrolase, with translation MNDIIVLNIKFKFGHIEDVIHPVILKDEDEMILIDCGYIGFMPLIEDAIKSEGLDCNLLTKILITHHDHDHMGALDDFKLKYPNIKVVASELEAPFISGEKKSLRLEQAEALQNTLNEEQKQFGEAFCEILRKVKPAKVDMIVHDGEILNWCGGCEVIYTPGHTPGHISLYLKNKKTMITGDAAALENNQLVIANPQFTLDIDSANKSILKLLSYDADTVICYHGGMSSRQ, from the coding sequence ATGAATGACATAATTGTTTTAAATATAAAATTTAAATTTGGACATATAGAAGATGTTATTCATCCTGTTATCTTGAAGGACGAGGATGAAATGATACTGATTGATTGCGGATATATCGGATTTATGCCTTTAATTGAGGATGCTATTAAATCAGAAGGTTTGGATTGCAACCTGCTTACTAAAATTTTAATTACACATCACGACCATGATCATATGGGGGCTTTGGATGATTTTAAATTGAAATATCCTAATATAAAGGTTGTTGCCAGCGAACTTGAAGCTCCATTTATTTCAGGAGAAAAGAAGTCATTACGGCTAGAGCAAGCAGAGGCACTGCAAAATACTTTAAACGAAGAACAGAAACAATTTGGAGAGGCTTTTTGTGAAATCCTGAGAAAAGTTAAGCCTGCTAAAGTAGATATGATAGTACATGATGGCGAAATTCTAAATTGGTGTGGAGGCTGTGAAGTTATTTATACCCCAGGTCATACGCCAGGGCATATATCTTTATATTTAAAGAACAAAAAAACTATGATAACTGGTGATGCTGCTGCACTGGAAAACAATCAGCTAGTAATTGCAAATCCTCAGTTTACCTTAGACATTGACAGCGCAAATAAATCTATTTTAAAACTATTAAGCTATGATGCAGATACTGTTATTTGCTATCATGGCGGAATGTCTAGTAGACAATAA
- a CDS encoding DinB family protein, whose translation MDVKPWNKDIKQLREIILKQDKIEESKTLALSLHSMVHSSEMSGLLIKTFEDELWEDLDEYTFRSATNEKGRTIAYGLWHSTRIEDITMNMLVSGDEQVFILGNWKEKINSTIVDTGNAMTGDEILEFSKNINMLELKNYRIAVGRKSQEIIRNLTNGDMKRKFEKHRLQHVINEGAVLDVEASNWLIDFWGRKSVSGIILMPVTRHHVVHLNESFSAKKKFKHNKIQD comes from the coding sequence ATGGATGTAAAGCCTTGGAACAAGGATATAAAGCAATTAAGAGAAATAATCTTAAAACAAGATAAAATCGAAGAAAGTAAAACTTTAGCTTTAAGCTTGCATTCAATGGTTCATTCCTCTGAAATGTCAGGACTGTTGATAAAAACATTTGAGGATGAGTTATGGGAAGATTTAGATGAATATACATTTAGATCAGCAACAAATGAAAAAGGACGTACAATTGCTTACGGTTTATGGCACTCTACTAGAATAGAAGACATAACCATGAACATGTTAGTTTCAGGAGATGAGCAGGTATTTATTTTAGGAAACTGGAAAGAGAAGATAAACTCTACCATAGTTGATACGGGCAATGCAATGACAGGCGACGAAATACTGGAATTTAGCAAAAACATAAATATGCTTGAGCTGAAAAATTATAGAATAGCTGTAGGTAGAAAATCACAAGAAATAATAAGAAATCTTACAAACGGAGATATGAAACGAAAGTTTGAAAAACATAGATTACAGCATGTTATAAATGAAGGCGCTGTATTGGATGTTGAAGCTTCAAATTGGTTAATAGATTTCTGGGGAAGAAAAAGTGTATCGGGTATTATTTTAATGCCAGTAACGAGGCACCATGTAGTTCATTTAAATGAATCGTTTAGCGCAAAAAAGAAATTTAAACACAACAAGATACAGGACTAG
- a CDS encoding AAA family ATPase has translation MIIWINGAFGSGKTQTAFELQRRTENSYVYDPENLGFFISKNMPSSIKNKEDFQDYEVWRELNFSLIKYIEEKYEGILIIPMTVVNPKYFNEIVGYLRNQEIIVKHYTLMASKATLLKRLKRRGDRDNSWGAQQIDRCLENLTSEVFQTHINTENMSIDEVVEKVAEMSNIKLLPDEMGKFKKNLFRIKTQLKHVRLFSWRL, from the coding sequence ATGATTATTTGGATAAATGGAGCTTTCGGCTCAGGTAAAACACAAACGGCTTTTGAACTACAGAGGAGGACTGAAAATTCTTATGTTTATGACCCGGAGAACTTAGGTTTTTTCATTTCAAAGAATATGCCTTCAAGTATTAAAAATAAAGAGGACTTTCAGGATTATGAGGTTTGGAGAGAACTTAATTTTTCACTTATAAAGTATATTGAAGAGAAATATGAGGGTATCTTAATTATTCCGATGACTGTTGTTAATCCAAAGTATTTTAATGAAATAGTTGGTTATTTGCGAAACCAGGAAATTATCGTTAAACACTATACATTAATGGCTTCAAAAGCAACCTTGCTTAAAAGATTAAAAAGAAGAGGAGACCGTGATAACTCCTGGGGAGCACAACAAATAGATAGATGTTTGGAAAATTTGACAAGTGAAGTTTTTCAAACACATATAAATACTGAAAATATGTCTATTGATGAAGTGGTAGAAAAAGTTGCTGAGATGTCCAATATAAAGCTTCTTCCTGATGAAATGGGGAAATTTAAGAAAAACCTTTTTCGTATTAAAACTCAACTCAAGCATGTTAGATTATTTTCATGGAGATTATAA
- a CDS encoding class I SAM-dependent methyltransferase has product MYKEILKLLKCPKCNGELSLTVENEEDCEVVEGKLSCKGGHDWVIREGIINFGSVEQELANNWTESYEQYNDEDMEKKLSEVPQNQIIIGDKAKKFVIDNISHKKSEFILDIATGRGALFREMVKHLKAESQIICADLSFIVLKYDRIRAKKTNPEAKVNYIACDATNLPFKDNTVDTAVSFCGIQNMLNMAAAGMKEANRVLKAGQSLLDSYVVINEDSKGFKMLKEFCKDNKIIGAEEFTIKTGIRKAYAQANFDNIDIITIGESIGEKNDLDLLPFEGEWFAMVVVECIK; this is encoded by the coding sequence ATGTATAAAGAAATTTTAAAATTATTGAAATGCCCAAAATGTAATGGGGAGTTAAGTTTGACAGTTGAAAATGAAGAGGACTGTGAGGTAGTTGAAGGTAAATTAAGCTGCAAGGGTGGCCATGATTGGGTTATTAGGGAAGGCATAATTAATTTTGGTTCAGTAGAACAAGAACTTGCAAATAATTGGACAGAATCTTATGAGCAGTATAATGATGAGGACATGGAGAAAAAACTATCAGAAGTACCTCAGAACCAAATAATAATAGGTGACAAAGCTAAAAAATTTGTTATTGACAATATCAGCCATAAAAAAAGTGAATTTATACTAGACATAGCAACTGGTAGAGGAGCATTGTTTAGAGAAATGGTGAAACACTTAAAAGCTGAATCACAAATTATATGCGCGGATTTAAGTTTTATAGTGCTGAAATATGATAGAATAAGAGCTAAAAAAACTAACCCTGAAGCAAAGGTAAACTATATAGCCTGTGATGCAACCAACCTACCGTTTAAGGATAATACAGTTGATACTGCGGTATCCTTTTGTGGAATTCAGAATATGTTAAACATGGCTGCTGCTGGAATGAAAGAAGCCAATAGAGTGCTAAAAGCAGGACAATCATTGCTTGATAGTTATGTTGTTATTAATGAAGACTCTAAAGGGTTTAAAATGCTTAAGGAATTTTGCAAAGATAATAAAATTATTGGAGCAGAGGAATTCACTATAAAGACTGGAATACGAAAGGCCTATGCTCAAGCAAACTTTGATAACATAGATATTATAACTATTGGAGAATCTATTGGAGAAAAAAATGATCTTGATTTGCTTCCTTTTGAGGGAGAATGGTTTGCTATGGTTGTTGTTGAATGTATAAAATAA
- a CDS encoding GNAT family N-acetyltransferase, with the protein MNIFETNRLIIRCWELEDYRDMYELNSDEKVNPSAGCSVIKDIEKIKANLKLFISRNLSFAIVLKEENKVIGTIGMDENAPDEALKELKQRYIGYRLNSNYWGKGYATEAVQYFIRYLFENLDLDLIWSSHFDFNEKSKRVIEKCGFKYKFSRNKIVQALGDKTVTELFYSLDKSVYLSEKSI; encoded by the coding sequence TTGAATATATTTGAGACTAACAGGCTTATTATAAGATGCTGGGAACTAGAGGACTATAGGGATATGTACGAATTAAACTCCGATGAAAAAGTTAATCCTAGTGCTGGATGTTCGGTTATTAAAGATATTGAGAAAATAAAAGCTAATTTGAAATTGTTTATATCCAGAAATTTGTCCTTTGCTATCGTGCTAAAAGAAGAAAATAAAGTCATTGGTACCATTGGAATGGATGAAAATGCCCCTGATGAAGCACTTAAAGAATTAAAGCAGAGATACATCGGATATAGGTTAAATTCAAATTATTGGGGAAAAGGCTATGCTACTGAAGCAGTGCAATACTTCATTAGATATCTGTTTGAAAATCTTGATTTAGATTTAATATGGTCTAGCCACTTTGATTTTAATGAAAAATCTAAAAGAGTAATTGAAAAGTGTGGTTTTAAATATAAATTCAGCCGTAATAAAATTGTTCAGGCACTGGGTGATAAAACTGTAACAGAACTTTTTTATAGTCTAGATAAATCAGTTTATCTAAGTGAAAAGAGTATTTGA
- a CDS encoding GNAT family N-acetyltransferase, with protein MFETDRCILRCFEEKDLDEFMIYRNDDQWMKYQSFKNLTKEEYRKALLVPLNIERGIQLAIVNKGTDKLLGDMYLVKKEKTVAIGYSINPIYSRQGYISEVLKALLPKLKACYPDCTIIAGVEKENIPSKNLLLKLGFIYDGWIDEWQEEVYIYSN; from the coding sequence ATGTTTGAAACAGATAGATGTATATTAAGGTGCTTTGAAGAAAAAGATTTAGATGAATTCATGATTTATAGAAACGATGATCAATGGATGAAGTATCAAAGTTTTAAAAATTTAACAAAAGAGGAATATAGAAAAGCATTATTAGTTCCTTTAAATATAGAAAGAGGAATCCAGCTTGCTATTGTTAATAAAGGCACAGATAAGCTTTTAGGAGATATGTACCTTGTGAAAAAAGAAAAGACTGTTGCTATTGGGTATTCTATTAATCCAATTTATTCTAGACAAGGATATATAAGCGAAGTTTTAAAAGCATTATTACCAAAACTTAAAGCATGTTATCCTGATTGCACAATAATAGCTGGAGTTGAAAAAGAAAATATCCCATCTAAAAATCTGCTGCTTAAATTAGGGTTTATATATGATGGATGGATAGATGAGTGGCAGGAAGAAGTTTATATTTATTCAAACTGA
- a CDS encoding MFS transporter: MILTVLLIIIYIAFISLGLPDSLLGSAWPSMYQSMGVPISYAGIVSMIIAGGTIVSSLFSDKVIRKFGTGLVTSISVFMTAGALLGFSLSGEFYHLCLFAIPLGLGAGSVDAALNNFVALKYKAKHMSWLHCFWGIGAMTGPIIMSYYLERGAIFQSGYRTVAIIQFTLVIILLVTLPLWKKVSSFNSSTSNKDESGGKEQEQKVLSKRELLKLPGAKQALIAFFCYCAIEATIGLWGSSYVVMSHGISAETAAKWASLFYFGITFGRFLSGFITIKLSNRQMIYLGEVLIGTGIIMMMVPFGQVTLLMGFVMTGIGCAPIYPSLLHETPVNFGAQYSQSIMGVQMACAYVGSTFMPPLFGVLASRIGYALMPFYAASIFLIMFIMIIVLNRSVDDEKNS; this comes from the coding sequence ATGATATTGACAGTTTTATTAATCATAATTTATATAGCATTTATAAGTTTGGGATTGCCAGACTCGCTGCTAGGTTCAGCTTGGCCGTCTATGTATCAGAGTATGGGAGTACCAATTTCTTATGCTGGGATTGTGTCCATGATTATAGCCGGAGGTACTATTGTATCAAGCTTGTTTAGTGATAAGGTTATTAGAAAATTTGGAACAGGCCTAGTTACCTCCATTAGTGTATTTATGACAGCAGGGGCACTATTGGGATTTTCATTAAGCGGTGAGTTCTATCATCTATGTCTTTTTGCAATCCCTTTAGGTCTTGGGGCAGGCTCAGTAGATGCAGCTCTTAATAATTTTGTAGCACTTAAGTATAAGGCAAAACATATGAGCTGGCTTCATTGTTTTTGGGGCATTGGTGCTATGACAGGCCCCATTATCATGTCCTATTATTTAGAACGAGGAGCTATCTTCCAATCAGGTTATCGTACCGTTGCAATTATTCAATTTACCTTGGTTATAATATTGCTTGTTACCTTGCCTCTTTGGAAAAAGGTATCATCATTTAATAGTTCTACTTCCAATAAGGATGAATCAGGCGGAAAAGAACAAGAGCAAAAGGTTTTGAGTAAAAGAGAACTTTTGAAGCTGCCAGGTGCAAAACAAGCTTTAATAGCCTTCTTCTGCTATTGTGCAATAGAAGCAACAATAGGTTTATGGGGAAGCAGCTATGTTGTTATGTCTCATGGAATTTCAGCAGAAACAGCAGCAAAGTGGGCATCTCTTTTCTATTTTGGCATTACTTTTGGCAGGTTTTTATCAGGATTTATTACAATTAAGCTAAGCAACAGACAAATGATATATTTGGGCGAGGTTTTAATAGGAACTGGAATAATTATGATGATGGTGCCTTTTGGACAGGTTACTTTGCTAATGGGCTTCGTAATGACAGGAATAGGCTGTGCACCAATTTATCCAAGCCTACTTCACGAAACCCCAGTAAATTTCGGAGCACAATATTCACAGTCAATCATGGGGGTACAAATGGCATGCGCATATGTAGGAAGCACATTTATGCCGCCACTATTTGGAGTTTTAGCTTCACGGATAGGCTATGCCCTTATGCCTTTCTATGCAGCCAGTATATTCCTGATTATGTTTATTATGATTATAGTGCTTAATAGAAGTGTAGATGATGAGAAAAACTCTTAA
- a CDS encoding sugar phosphate isomerase/epimerase has translation MKNFMIGMYGKFDEIKFKRDYRDDFYGIEACLFEDEKDIEKLINETDRNGIKFGIHFPLRAGISNLRDPQFLSLDEDIRRKSYKHIEEELDYLKYKGAKPEYILFHYPKPVILKNDFNMTNWRFADKSEYTYEADYPIKEFEKYSENLFAWLSEKSIEYNFIPVLEFDALNRYVCEEGFLETLLEKYKAVKLCLDTGRLHLQSKIDSDFNERDIINRFARYTEVVHLWNVKVSGNLENSHFPALPSLKLEDGWAPIENYLRVITKVNENVKIMFEHKSDLISDEELDNCYSWISSIIEN, from the coding sequence ATGAAAAATTTTATGATTGGCATGTATGGAAAATTTGATGAAATAAAATTTAAAAGAGATTATAGAGATGATTTTTATGGAATAGAAGCCTGTCTTTTTGAAGATGAAAAAGACATAGAGAAACTAATTAATGAAACTGATAGAAACGGAATTAAATTTGGCATACACTTTCCACTAAGGGCGGGAATATCTAATTTAAGAGATCCGCAGTTTTTATCATTGGATGAAGATATAAGAAGGAAGTCTTATAAACACATCGAAGAAGAGTTAGACTATCTTAAGTATAAGGGTGCTAAACCAGAATATATTTTGTTTCATTACCCTAAACCAGTTATTTTGAAAAATGATTTTAATATGACTAACTGGAGATTCGCAGATAAAAGTGAATATACATATGAAGCAGACTATCCCATTAAAGAGTTTGAGAAATACAGTGAAAATTTATTTGCGTGGTTATCAGAAAAAAGTATTGAGTATAATTTTATTCCTGTATTAGAGTTTGATGCATTAAATAGGTATGTTTGTGAAGAGGGGTTTCTTGAAACCTTATTAGAAAAATACAAAGCAGTTAAGTTATGTTTGGATACAGGAAGACTTCACTTACAAAGTAAAATAGATTCGGATTTTAATGAAAGAGATATTATTAATAGATTTGCAAGGTATACTGAAGTAGTGCATTTATGGAATGTTAAGGTTTCTGGCAACTTAGAAAATAGCCATTTTCCTGCGCTGCCAAGCTTAAAGTTGGAAGATGGTTGGGCACCTATTGAAAATTACTTAAGGGTTATTACAAAAGTAAATGAGAATGTAAAAATAATGTTTGAGCATAAATCGGATTTAATAAGTGATGAAGAATTAGATAATTGTTATTCTTGGATTAGCTCTATAATAGAAAACTAA
- a CDS encoding class I SAM-dependent methyltransferase — translation MKTHNNHSSTDLRLTFNEDEANYDKWRPSYVPELFDEIIKYSDLDKSKRALEIGIGTGLATLPILQTNCKLTAIELGDRLAEYSKRKFAAYNNFEVINTAFEDFHADNNSFDLIYSATAFHWIPEEVGYAKVFKLLKSGGVLALFWNHPSVYHTNYSLHLEIQKIYKKLKPFDKEPVEFESSNCKKIIDVINKYGFKNCHSKLFYNTRTFTADSYIALLNTYSDHIALSIDIKTKLENGVADAINRFGGTLQIYDTMDLYLAQKP, via the coding sequence ATGAAAACACATAATAATCATAGTTCTACGGACTTGAGGCTGACGTTTAACGAAGATGAGGCAAATTACGATAAATGGAGGCCATCCTATGTTCCTGAGTTGTTTGATGAAATTATCAAGTATTCAGATTTAGACAAATCAAAACGAGCTCTAGAGATAGGCATTGGAACAGGACTTGCCACCTTGCCGATTCTTCAAACGAACTGCAAGCTAACTGCAATTGAACTCGGTGATAGGTTAGCTGAATACTCAAAGAGAAAATTTGCTGCTTATAATAATTTTGAAGTAATCAACACTGCTTTTGAAGATTTTCATGCTGATAATAATTCCTTTGACTTAATTTATTCTGCAACAGCTTTTCATTGGATTCCAGAAGAAGTGGGCTATGCAAAAGTTTTTAAGCTTTTGAAAAGTGGTGGTGTCTTAGCTTTATTTTGGAATCACCCCTCTGTATATCACACTAATTATTCACTACATCTTGAAATTCAAAAGATTTATAAGAAATTAAAACCTTTTGATAAAGAACCTGTTGAATTTGAAAGTAGTAATTGTAAGAAAATAATAGATGTAATTAATAAGTATGGATTTAAAAACTGCCATTCAAAATTATTTTATAATACTCGAACTTTTACAGCAGATAGTTATATAGCCTTATTGAATACTTACTCTGACCACATAGCGCTGTCTATAGATATTAAAACTAAATTAGAGAATGGAGTTGCAGATGCAATAAATAGGTTCGGCGGCACACTGCAAATTTATGATACTATGGACTTGTATTTAGCTCAAAAACCATAA
- a CDS encoding methyl-accepting chemotaxis protein, translating into MPYIKNKSIKFKILVIPILVVLIAISVITVSVVTITKNKITNQLKEDGLMLANQAAAQIEISSAALDIINANVESNINNLGNFLNNNDILINNQYLENIAKQFEVDEINIGDESGKIIYSNLASSIGTVYEKEHKAQQVLSGEKIEFMEDIRKSEETDDYYKYGYIKRSSGGVIQVGILANKVQNFTDKVGYQSLVTNIDKDEDIVYALFIDKNLKAAAHSSKDRIGITLDDDGSKTAVNEGKPYSSVYFYEKDNVNVYDVIVPVKKGNEVIGAIDIGFSLSNMEQAVRELINTTVIISIGAFIIISFVLVLISNGVIKPIKKLADSSKQVANGELYHEINIESKDEVGTLAISFREMVNNLKAVISSIQGKAGHTGEMSMQLANASSQLSSASNEVTFAIQQVAEGATSQANELMEITDYMSSLADQIDGIQSKMNIVKLNVDGAEEKASAGKGNVDNILASFKQLSSAFNVVNEKVNVLAQSISQIGNITQVINGISSQTNLLALNAAIEAARAGEMGRGFAVVADEVRKLAEQSRISTEQIRDLVGSITTETGEVINTSQQVEKLLGNQVISVELTTDSFREILEAVTNITPLIDDTYSYIKSTLESKNIVVDKIAAISSVAQEMSASSEEISASSEEMLASSQEVSDYAAQLNEISESLNEQVNQFKIK; encoded by the coding sequence ATGCCATATATAAAAAACAAGTCAATAAAATTTAAAATTCTAGTTATTCCTATATTAGTAGTTTTAATAGCGATTTCTGTTATTACTGTAAGCGTTGTCACTATTACTAAGAATAAGATAACAAATCAGCTTAAAGAGGATGGATTGATGCTGGCAAATCAAGCAGCTGCACAAATAGAAATAAGTTCAGCAGCACTTGACATAATAAATGCTAATGTAGAAAGCAATATAAATAATTTAGGGAATTTTCTAAATAATAATGATATATTGATAAATAATCAATATTTAGAAAACATAGCTAAACAGTTTGAAGTTGATGAGATAAATATTGGAGACGAATCAGGAAAAATTATATACTCAAATTTGGCAAGCAGTATAGGAACTGTCTACGAGAAGGAACATAAAGCACAACAGGTTCTCAGCGGTGAAAAAATCGAGTTCATGGAAGATATAAGAAAGAGTGAAGAAACGGATGATTACTACAAATATGGTTATATAAAAAGAAGCAGCGGAGGAGTTATCCAAGTTGGAATCTTAGCAAATAAGGTTCAAAACTTTACTGATAAGGTAGGATATCAGAGCCTGGTTACTAATATTGATAAGGATGAAGATATTGTTTATGCTCTTTTCATCGATAAAAACCTTAAAGCTGCTGCTCATTCTTCCAAGGACAGAATAGGTATTACTCTAGATGATGATGGCAGCAAGACAGCAGTTAATGAAGGTAAACCTTATTCTTCAGTTTACTTTTATGAAAAAGACAATGTTAATGTTTATGATGTTATTGTTCCAGTAAAAAAAGGCAACGAAGTAATCGGAGCTATTGATATTGGTTTCTCACTAAGTAATATGGAACAAGCAGTGAGAGAGCTTATAAATACTACAGTAATAATTAGTATAGGCGCGTTTATTATAATTTCTTTTGTACTTGTTTTGATTTCAAATGGAGTTATAAAGCCAATTAAAAAATTAGCGGATTCTTCGAAGCAGGTGGCAAATGGAGAGTTATATCACGAAATAAACATTGAAAGTAAGGATGAGGTTGGAACCTTAGCCATAAGCTTTAGAGAAATGGTAAATAACCTAAAAGCTGTTATTAGCAGTATTCAAGGAAAGGCAGGACACACTGGTGAAATGTCTATGCAGCTTGCCAATGCCTCCAGTCAATTAAGTTCGGCGTCAAATGAAGTAACCTTTGCCATTCAGCAGGTAGCAGAAGGTGCTACTTCACAGGCAAATGAGCTTATGGAAATCACAGACTATATGTCAAGCTTGGCAGACCAAATTGACGGAATTCAGAGCAAGATGAATATTGTAAAGCTTAATGTAGATGGTGCAGAGGAAAAGGCAAGTGCCGGTAAAGGAAATGTTGATAATATACTGGCATCCTTCAAGCAGTTAAGCAGTGCTTTTAATGTAGTTAATGAAAAGGTAAATGTTCTTGCACAAAGTATTTCACAAATAGGAAACATTACTCAGGTTATAAACGGTATATCATCTCAAACAAATTTACTGGCTTTAAATGCTGCTATTGAAGCTGCTAGAGCAGGAGAGATGGGAAGAGGTTTTGCTGTAGTTGCTGATGAAGTTCGTAAACTTGCAGAGCAGTCAAGAATTTCTACTGAGCAAATAAGAGACCTTGTAGGTTCTATAACCACCGAAACCGGTGAAGTGATAAATACTTCTCAACAGGTAGAAAAGCTTCTAGGCAATCAGGTAATATCTGTAGAGTTGACAACTGATTCCTTTAGAGAAATACTTGAGGCAGTTACTAATATTACACCATTGATAGATGATACTTATAGTTATATAAAGAGTACTCTTGAATCTAAGAATATTGTAGTTGATAAAATTGCTGCTATCTCATCAGTTGCACAAGAGATGTCAGCTTCCTCAGAGGAAATTTCAGCTTCCTCAGAAGAAATGCTGGCTAGCTCTCAGGAAGTATCAGATTATGCAGCTCAATTAAATGAAATATCAGAATCACTAAACGAACAGGTTAATCAATTTAAGATAAAGTAA
- a CDS encoding GNAT family N-acetyltransferase — MAGRSLYLFKLIKLKRLVAIAYPNNAKSRKVIEKLGFKYRGEQEHFGSNFSYYELEQLDR, encoded by the coding sequence GTGGCAGGAAGAAGTTTATATTTATTCAAACTGATTAAATTAAAGCGCCTAGTTGCAATAGCATATCCTAACAATGCTAAATCTCGTAAGGTTATTGAAAAGTTAGGATTTAAATATAGAGGGGAACAAGAGCATTTTGGCTCAAACTTTTCTTACTATGAATTAGAACAATTAGATAGGTGA
- a CDS encoding nuclear transport factor 2 family protein, giving the protein MNSYGIQYLNKSLCTSIEKNSYLEHSNEEAYEIKKVLSEFQEGYTKRDLSKVENFVEELFIAREDICVLGTGTGELFLGTEQVKTLIKNDWEFWGDVSLDLENVHVDSKNEVAWFATTGNVKYSFQDTPERYDSYLNFIKDKTKEAELTPKQKITFINWVLALAYHQRFYEQREYLWPLRVSGVLLKDNGKWKFSHMQFSIPKANFPDERFENSKEFIESYNSQNAIADKHLNNQMDIEIKSILQDLETKLFGQKDVSKELINKYFAADNVPYIIEPDNQWRTGIEEIKEFFDSSSCSALALDLEHAIASRQSEVTWVTVSGILKVNLTEDKLLKRVLDDLDSLFEAEASSKDKLFAVHRSISYALKESALGEHYTCPIRLTAVLTNDMGKPVFQNIHFSFPFYWVFEGKLDSL; this is encoded by the coding sequence ATGAATAGTTACGGAATACAATATCTGAATAAATCATTGTGCACAAGCATAGAAAAGAATAGTTACCTTGAACATTCTAATGAAGAGGCTTATGAGATTAAAAAAGTTCTTAGTGAATTTCAAGAAGGATATACAAAGAGAGATTTAAGCAAGGTTGAAAATTTTGTTGAAGAACTCTTTATAGCGAGGGAGGACATATGTGTTCTTGGCACAGGAACTGGGGAGCTATTTTTAGGAACTGAACAAGTAAAAACTCTGATTAAAAATGATTGGGAGTTTTGGGGAGATGTTAGTTTAGATTTAGAGAATGTACATGTTGACAGTAAAAATGAAGTTGCTTGGTTTGCAACTACTGGCAATGTTAAATACTCCTTTCAAGATACTCCAGAAAGGTATGATAGTTATCTTAATTTCATTAAAGACAAAACTAAAGAAGCTGAGCTTACACCAAAGCAAAAAATCACCTTTATTAACTGGGTTTTAGCTTTAGCATATCATCAAAGATTTTATGAACAAAGGGAGTATTTGTGGCCACTGCGTGTAAGTGGAGTTCTTTTAAAAGATAATGGAAAATGGAAATTCTCTCACATGCAGTTTTCTATTCCTAAAGCAAATTTCCCAGATGAACGTTTTGAAAACTCTAAAGAATTTATAGAGAGCTATAACAGTCAGAATGCAATTGCAGACAAGCATTTGAATAATCAGATGGATATAGAGATAAAATCAATACTACAAGATTTAGAGACAAAGCTATTTGGTCAAAAGGATGTTTCAAAAGAGCTTATAAACAAATATTTCGCTGCTGATAATGTCCCTTATATTATTGAACCTGATAATCAATGGCGTACTGGGATAGAAGAGATAAAGGAATTTTTTGATTCAAGCAGCTGTAGTGCACTTGCTTTAGATTTGGAACACGCTATTGCATCAAGGCAAAGTGAAGTTACATGGGTTACCGTTAGCGGTATATTGAAAGTAAACTTAACAGAAGATAAACTTTTAAAGAGAGTTTTAGATGACCTTGATAGTTTATTTGAAGCAGAGGCTTCCTCTAAAGATAAATTATTTGCTGTACATAGAAGCATATCTTATGCGCTAAAAGAAAGTGCTTTAGGTGAACATTATACTTGTCCTATTAGGCTTACAGCGGTATTAACTAATGATATGGGAAAACCTGTGTTTCAAAACATACATTTCTCATTTCCTTTCTATTGGGTATTTGAAGGTAAGTTAGACAGTCTTTAA